The Deltaproteobacteria bacterium genome window below encodes:
- a CDS encoding AMP-binding protein: MAVNCIEAIASWSRNLPAKLALWEQNSGPVSFGALGTGAATVQQDLIQKGFKAGDCAILVALPRPPLYAAMTAVIGLGGRVMLVEPWLDATDVAAIIREQSPAFLLVDRVGWWWSRRFRALRSIKSVVVEGQVLRAASPKTLVVEACAPDDPAIVVFSSGSTGKPKGIVRSHKFSTDMVRLLTEDGRRDPYPEPDLAVLPGITILHLMSGRGAIMVGNDWRQRTLRSLGDRIGAYQPRTLSTNPAFLRALLTATKATTGFDSLRHIYVGGASPDRSLVQEALARWPMAKMTNIYGGSEAEPIAMADMVDALHFARERDEIQVRYIGSPFQFIDHASSDDGLWVSGPNVNGSYIKASAADARHKRTDAAGKRWHWTADRIDVQPEGWYFLGRTNQPVDEFALEQRLYRVLGHSRAFVTRAINGSLIALGEGVKAALPSIRAACPEIADGASIPVIFERRHRSRINRAASLRPHSMVRRWHQFFKERAPLPVLAFVAAGPSLGAALAASTATPSYLVVLHFAIIFLLLITVRLMDERKDLLKDLALEPARPLPRGLITKLEMRSAVDALLFALVALGFITGVTGGFYGGLAALLAVGYLLMMEREFYLGDVLKRWPLASALSHQALLVPMYLVPIATAVAAARLPSPVAVAFIVANFAGSMAYEIARKLDPRSPEGKDTYLQIYGRRRTLTMLLICAAVIIATHVMLGTWATIIPLSALFFVSLAAWFKAPAKFQAVEGSAALLSLGQLWMLFFV, from the coding sequence TTAAGGCCGGCGACTGTGCTATTCTTGTCGCCCTCCCGAGGCCCCCTCTTTACGCGGCGATGACGGCCGTGATTGGCCTTGGTGGCCGGGTTATGCTGGTCGAACCCTGGCTAGACGCCACCGACGTAGCCGCTATCATTCGGGAACAAAGTCCGGCTTTTTTGCTGGTCGACCGGGTAGGCTGGTGGTGGAGTCGCCGTTTCCGTGCGCTTCGCTCCATCAAGTCAGTAGTTGTCGAAGGGCAGGTTTTGCGGGCTGCGAGCCCCAAGACTTTGGTGGTTGAAGCTTGCGCGCCCGATGATCCTGCGATCGTTGTGTTTAGTTCAGGGTCCACCGGTAAGCCCAAGGGCATTGTGCGCAGTCATAAGTTTTCGACCGACATGGTGCGTCTTCTGACCGAAGATGGACGCCGTGATCCATATCCCGAGCCTGACTTGGCGGTACTACCCGGCATCACCATCTTGCATCTCATGTCGGGTCGCGGCGCTATCATGGTCGGCAACGATTGGCGCCAGCGGACACTCCGCTCCCTTGGCGACAGGATTGGCGCTTATCAGCCACGGACGCTGTCGACTAATCCGGCTTTCCTCCGCGCCCTGCTCACCGCGACCAAGGCGACGACGGGTTTTGATAGCCTCAGGCACATCTACGTTGGTGGTGCCTCGCCAGACCGGAGCCTCGTGCAGGAGGCGCTGGCCCGTTGGCCTATGGCTAAGATGACAAATATTTATGGCGGCAGTGAGGCCGAGCCCATTGCTATGGCCGACATGGTTGATGCGCTCCACTTTGCGCGTGAGCGTGATGAAATTCAAGTTCGCTACATTGGTAGTCCTTTTCAGTTTATCGATCACGCCAGTAGCGATGACGGCCTATGGGTCAGCGGCCCTAATGTTAATGGCTCTTATATTAAGGCATCCGCTGCCGATGCCCGTCACAAGCGCACAGATGCCGCTGGCAAAAGATGGCACTGGACTGCCGATCGCATCGATGTCCAGCCTGAGGGTTGGTATTTTCTGGGACGTACGAACCAGCCCGTCGATGAGTTCGCTCTTGAGCAACGCCTGTACCGCGTACTCGGTCATTCGCGAGCTTTTGTCACGCGCGCGATCAATGGCTCCCTTATTGCCCTCGGTGAGGGGGTGAAGGCGGCGCTACCATCGATCCGCGCTGCCTGTCCAGAAATTGCCGATGGTGCGTCTATCCCCGTTATCTTTGAACGTCGTCATCGCTCCCGCATCAACCGCGCAGCGTCGCTGCGTCCGCACTCTATGGTGCGGCGTTGGCATCAGTTCTTCAAAGAGCGGGCGCCGCTGCCCGTCCTTGCCTTCGTTGCGGCGGGGCCGTCGTTAGGTGCTGCCCTGGCCGCAAGCACAGCTACACCGAGCTATTTAGTAGTGCTACATTTTGCCATCATTTTCCTACTCCTCATCACGGTGAGGCTCATGGATGAGCGCAAAGATCTACTCAAGGATCTAGCCCTAGAGCCCGCCCGCCCTTTGCCTCGCGGCCTCATAACTAAGCTGGAGATGCGCAGTGCCGTCGATGCGCTTTTATTTGCGTTGGTCGCTTTGGGGTTTATCACGGGAGTGACCGGGGGGTTCTACGGGGGACTTGCGGCACTGCTGGCTGTTGGTTATCTGCTCATGATGGAGCGCGAGTTTTATCTCGGTGACGTCCTCAAAAGGTGGCCGCTCGCCAGTGCTCTGTCCCATCAGGCACTTTTGGTCCCCATGTACCTAGTGCCCATAGCCACGGCAGTTGCTGCCGCGCGCTTGCCCTCGCCCGTAGCTGTCGCTTTTATCGTCGCCAACTTCGCCGGCTCCATGGCCTACGAAATCGCACGCAAACTGGATCCTCGCAGTCCCGAGGGCAAAGACACTTATCTCCAGATCTACGGCCGCCGGCGGACCCTGACAATGCTGCTGATCTGTGCTGCGGTCATCATCGCGACGCATGTGATGCTTGGTACTTGGGCCACGATAATCCCGCTTAGCGCCCTATTTTTTGTCTCGCTTGCGGCATGGTTTAAAGCTCCTGCAAAATTTCAAGCTGTCGAAGGTTCTGCTGCGCTGCTCAGCTTGGGGCAGCTTTGGATGTTGTTTTTCGTCTAA